The following nucleotide sequence is from Nitrospirota bacterium.
TGAACTATATTCTCAAGGTCAGAAAAGTCACCTATTCCCCAGTTTTGAGAAGAACGGATTGCATAAAGATTCACTGAAAGTCCCCATGTCCGTTTGCCCTGTTGAAGCTCTAATGGGATGTAACACCCATCAGGGGTAACGATAAGTTGCATAACACCTGATTGTTTTCCTTCAGGGGTTTTACAAGTAAATCTAAAGGTATAATATCCTATATCCCTATCAGTCTCATTCGGGATTTCTATTCTAACATAGCGTTTTTCATCTATTATCTTGAAATCTACAGGATTTATAGCATCTCCTTTGAGTATGTACTCTCTGCTCTGACCTGTCTCATCCTTGATCTCCCATTCCACTGAAATAACTCTCTCATCTCCTTCAGGAAGTGGAATGTAAAGGGATATAGTTGGAGGTTGATTATTCACAGAGACAATTTTTACTGGTTCAACAAAACGATTCCACGGACGGGCACGGATTTCATTAACTTCCTTCTGGATATTCTCTATGGTCTCAATCTTAAAACCCATAGACTTAAGGATAGCCTTTTTAGTCTCCAGAGGTGTGATGCGTAATTCTCCCCAGTTATCATAGTATTCTGTGATGATACCGCTAAGTGATGCTAACTCATTAATAATATAATCTAATCTATCGAAGAACCCCACCTCCTCCCTTTTCCTGTCTTCTCTGTCTACCTTCTCTGGGAATCACTGCGATACCAGAAGGGTCTATATGGCAGCGAAAACGATCTGCATCAGGGTCAAAACCGATCTGCTCACCTTCCCCCACTACATTTAGTTTATCAATAATCACCTTACGAATCCTGCATCCCTTTTTAAGCACTACATAATCCATGATAATGGAATCCTCTATACTCACACCATCTTCAATTACCACTCCACTACGAATTACAGAGTTGCGTATCTTTGCATTATGAATTAAAACACCTTCAGCGATTAAACTGTTCCTGATGTCACCCTTCAGTATCTTTGCAGCAGGTCCTTCATATTTTGATGGATGAATGGGCCAAAGTTTATTATCAGGTTCAAACAGAGGAGCAACACCCAGCATGTCCATATGCGCCTCAAAAAAGGCAGGTATAGTCCCTACATCCCGCCAGTATCCCTTTTCCTCATGTGGTTTAGTCCCCGGGATAATGTTTGTAGCAAAATCATAGGCAAATACCCTTCCAGTCTCGACAAGATCAGGTATTACATGGGCACCAAAGTCATGCTGTTTTTTCCGCTGTGCCTTTGCCAGTGCATCCAGCAGGGTATTCCGTGTAAATATATAGTTTCCCATGGAAGCATATGCACGTGTCGGGTCAGATGGCATTGGAATCGGTTTTTTTGGTTTTTCCTGAAATCCAATAATACGATTTTCGCTGTCCGTTGAAATAACTCCGAAAGAAGATGCCTGCTCCAGAGGCACAGGCCGTGCAGCCACAGTAACAAAGGCATCCTTTGAGAGATGGAAATCTATCATCTGTCTTATATCCATCCTGTAGATATGGTCAGCTCCAAAAACGACAACCAGTTCAGGGTTATGCTGGCGAATTAGACTAATATTCTGGAAAACAGCATCTGCAGTTCCCTGAAACCATTCAGGACCCATGCGCATCTGAGGTGGAACTACTGCAATGAAATGGTTACTCACAGAAGAAAGTATCCAGTTTTCCCTTATATGTTCAATGAGTGATTGGGATTTGTACTGAACAAGCAAGTAAATGGAATAGATGTGAGAGTTAACAAGATTGCTCAGTACAAAATCAACTATCCTGTAACGTCCTCCAAAGGGAACTGCAGGTTTCGAACGTGCTATGATCAGAGGGAAAAGCCGTTCACCCCTCCCCCCTGCTAAGACAAAAGCCATGACTTTTGGATGTGTCATATTTACCTCCCTTCCTCCCTCACTTCCTCACTTCCTCCCTTCCTATTAATACAGTCATTCTGTGAGGGATCAATGTGTCTCTGCCCAGTTTTTACCAATACCAATATCGACCTTCAGTGGCACTAAGAAATCCACCACAAACTCCATTTCCCTTTTTATTAAATATTTCATTTCGTCAATCTCCATCTCAGGCACCTCAAAGATAAGTTCATCATGCACCTGAAGGATCATCTTCGTCTTTGAGTAATATTCCCCTAAACGCTTGTAAATATTTATCATTGCCATCTTTATAATATCAGCAGCACTTCCCTGAATCGGTGTATTAATTGCAAGCCTCTCTCCATGACTGCGAATAGAGGCATTAGGGTTGTTCAGCTCAGGGATGGGTCTCTGTCTGCCAAGAATTGTAGTAATAAACCCTCTGTCTTTTGCCTCAGCGATGGTCTTAGCTATGAAATCTCTGACACCTTTGTGGGTCTCGAAATAGAGATCAATATATTTTTTTGCCTCCTCAGGCGTTACATCGAGTTCTATTGAAAGTCCATAGGGACTCATTCCGTAAATAATGCCGAAATTGACCACTTTTGCCTTCCTCCGCATCTCTGGTGTTACGGACTCTTCAGGAACACCAAATATCTCAGACGCTGTCTTTAAATGTATATCTACATCCTCCCTGAATGCATGAATTAACGCCTCATCGTCTGAGAGGTGAGCTAATATCCTGAGTTCTATCTGTGAATAATCAGCAGATAGCAACAGGCATCCTTTATCAGCAATAAATGCTCTTCTTATCCTTTCTCCCCACGCACCCTTTATCGGTATATTCTGGAGGTTCGGCTCACTTGAAGAGAGTCTTCCTGTTGCAGTTACTGTTTGATTAAGACTTGTATGGATTCTTTCTGTTTCTGGATTTATAAGTTTTGGCAGGGCATCAATATAGGTGGATTTAAGTTTTGATAATGTCCTGTACTCGAGTATATCATGAGGAAGAGGATGATATACTGCGAGTTCTTCAAGGACCTCCATATCTGTAGAGTAACCTGTCTTTGTCTTTTTTACAGGTTTTAGACCGAGTTTATTAAACAGAATATCTGATAATTGTTTTGGTGAATTTATGTTAAATTCGCATCCTGCTGTTTCATATACCCTGTGCATTATCCTCTCCATATAATCACCTATCTCTGTGGAGAGTTTGCTCAGGATATCTGTATCTATCTTGAATCCGTTCAACTCTATATCAGCAAGAACGCTTACAAGTGGAATCTCAACCTCAGAGAAAATACGGTCGAGTCCGCGCTCCTTTATCATCGGAGAAAGTTCCTTTGTTAGTCTGTATGATAGAACTGCATCCTCGCACGAGGAATGCTCAATCTCTCTGTCACGCTGGATCATATAGTTAAGATAATCGAGTGCAATCTCATCCAACCTATGACTCGCCCTGTTAGGATTAAGCAGGTAGGATGCAATCATCGGATCAAATGCAATCCCTTTAATCTCGATCCCCTCTTTCTTCATAGTGACAACCTCGTCCTTTATGTTATAGCTATATTTTTTTATCTCCTCATCGACAAAAATATCCCTCAACATAGCTTTGACCTTTTGCTTCGCGATCTTCGATTGCTGCTCCGCAGCGATCTTCGATTCTTTATATGATTCTCTGTCTTCGTGGAATGATAAAGGGATATAAAAACACCTACCTGAACCGGGAAATAAAGATATTTCAGTAATCTCTGAGGATACGGTTTTGATATCAAATGCCATCTCTTTCTTCTGCTTTAGCTTATTCATGACATCAAGCAGTTCATCTATATGCTGTATGGTATGGACTGTATACTGTAACGACTCTGAGTGGGATACTCTATTACATAGCGCTTTGATAAGACTTGTAAATTCAAGTTCCCTGAAGATATCAAAGAGTTTAGTGTTGTCGGGTTCTCTGAGTCTCAGATTCTCAAGATTTATATCTATTGGTAGTGCTGTATCGATTGTAGCTAACCTCTTACTGAGTATGGCAAGTTCAGCATTATTCTGCAAATTCTCTCTGAGTTTTGGTTTGGTAATCTTCTCTATATTGGAGAGAACGTTTTCAATACTACCGAATTCCTTAATGAGATTGATTGCGGTCTTTTCTCCTATACCAGGGATACCAGGTATATTATCTATTTTATCACCCATCAATCCCAT
It contains:
- the polA gene encoding DNA polymerase I — its product is MTQKSLYLIDGNSYIYRAYHAIPRLTTSKGFPTNAIYGFTNMLLKIVREKETEYLAIAFDTAAPTERHRIFEQYKLQRPGMPDDLFQQMQYIKRLVSTFNVYSIEIEGCEADDILATIALKTASEGFDVTIVTGDKDIMQVVSPHIRIYDPMKDKVYGEKDVVERFGVEPKKVVEVMGLMGDKIDNIPGIPGIGEKTAINLIKEFGSIENVLSNIEKITKPKLRENLQNNAELAILSKRLATIDTALPIDINLENLRLREPDNTKLFDIFRELEFTSLIKALCNRVSHSESLQYTVHTIQHIDELLDVMNKLKQKKEMAFDIKTVSSEITEISLFPGSGRCFYIPLSFHEDRESYKESKIAAEQQSKIAKQKVKAMLRDIFVDEEIKKYSYNIKDEVVTMKKEGIEIKGIAFDPMIASYLLNPNRASHRLDEIALDYLNYMIQRDREIEHSSCEDAVLSYRLTKELSPMIKERGLDRIFSEVEIPLVSVLADIELNGFKIDTDILSKLSTEIGDYMERIMHRVYETAGCEFNINSPKQLSDILFNKLGLKPVKKTKTGYSTDMEVLEELAVYHPLPHDILEYRTLSKLKSTYIDALPKLINPETERIHTSLNQTVTATGRLSSSEPNLQNIPIKGAWGERIRRAFIADKGCLLLSADYSQIELRILAHLSDDEALIHAFREDVDIHLKTASEIFGVPEESVTPEMRRKAKVVNFGIIYGMSPYGLSIELDVTPEEAKKYIDLYFETHKGVRDFIAKTIAEAKDRGFITTILGRQRPIPELNNPNASIRSHGERLAINTPIQGSAADIIKMAMINIYKRLGEYYSKTKMILQVHDELIFEVPEMEIDEMKYLIKREMEFVVDFLVPLKVDIGIGKNWAETH
- a CDS encoding glucose-1-phosphate adenylyltransferase, translated to MTHPKVMAFVLAGGRGERLFPLIIARSKPAVPFGGRYRIVDFVLSNLVNSHIYSIYLLVQYKSQSLIEHIRENWILSSVSNHFIAVVPPQMRMGPEWFQGTADAVFQNISLIRQHNPELVVVFGADHIYRMDIRQMIDFHLSKDAFVTVAARPVPLEQASSFGVISTDSENRIIGFQEKPKKPIPMPSDPTRAYASMGNYIFTRNTLLDALAKAQRKKQHDFGAHVIPDLVETGRVFAYDFATNIIPGTKPHEEKGYWRDVGTIPAFFEAHMDMLGVAPLFEPDNKLWPIHPSKYEGPAAKILKGDIRNSLIAEGVLIHNAKIRNSVIRSGVVIEDGVSIEDSIIMDYVVLKKGCRIRKVIIDKLNVVGEGEQIGFDPDADRFRCHIDPSGIAVIPREGRQRRQEKGGGGVLR